From a region of the Mercurialis annua linkage group LG1-X, ddMerAnnu1.2, whole genome shotgun sequence genome:
- the LOC126672702 gene encoding uncharacterized protein LOC126672702 codes for MASNEWCDEKIQENPSFAKFREKGIGKELYEKYEIIFLSTVATGDYAYAPSSGILPSDIEELSHDDVLSTQQSGYLENNFNEHLNEMSGGGLGKEQSFTELLFGTTNLENVGSNTSQGSGKKQKRTDSPADGRMNKKGGKEKKLSGTEQVTNIVRELNEGMQESMKNKTTALCRVLGDRPGCSIEEVMKDVLSLPQMQEASDIYFFSTLLLDQKSKREMYCTLKDTGTK; via the exons ATGGCATCTAATGAATGGTGTGATGAAAAAATTCAA GAAAATCCAAGTTTTGCAaaatttcgtgaaaagggaATCGGTAAAGAGCTTTATGAGAAATacgaaattatatttttgagtACCGTGGCTACCGGAGATTATGCATATGCTCCATCTTCTGGAATTTTACCTAGTGATATTGAAGAACTGTCACATGATGATGTGCTTTCTACTCAACAGAGTGGTTAtctagaaaataattttaatgaacATTTAAATGAGATGAGTGGTGGAGGATTAGGCAAGGAACAATCGTTTACTGAGCTCCTTTTTGGAACAACAAACTTAGAAAATGTTGGAAGTAATACTAGTCAAGGAAGTGGTAAAAAGCAAAAGAGAACAGATTCTCCAGCTGATGGGCGAATGAATAAGAAAGGgggtaaagaaaaaaaattatcgggTACTGAGCAAGTGACCAATATTGTTAGAGAATTGAATGAAGGTATGCAGGAAAGTATGAAAAATAAGACTACTGCATTATGTAGAGTTTTAGGGGATCGCCCAGGTTGTTCCATTGAAGAGGTTATGAAAGATGTTCTTTCTTTACCACAAATGCAAGAGGCAagtgatatttatttttttagtacttTATTGTTggatcaaaaatcaaaaagagaGATGTACTGTACTTTGAAAGATACTGGGACAAAGTAG
- the LOC126672707 gene encoding protein ALP1-like: MNDVQKIIFEDDNDDDQIWERTIYAVGIVSESYFRYNYKEPCMDSFQTGMMWLLEIMRGNDKRCLNMFRMDKDTFINLCQDLEKYYGLAASPRMSTLEKVGIFLFILSLGASNRQAQERFQRSGETISRVFREVLKSMMRFSIDVIKLKDLTFSTIPLEIQDDERYMPHFKDCIGAIDGTHVSACVEEHEIIRYIGRKGVTTQNIMAACSFDMQFTFVLAGWEGTAHDGQIFQCAIHKKTLNFPKPPPGKYYLVDAGYSQIEGFLAPYKGTRYHLPEFQRSGRPKGLKETFNRRHSSLRSCIERTFGVWKARWKILRLMPSYPFHVQRDIVITSMALHNYIRRKALDDPAFLHLDKNPNFMPPDIFNNLNDDRSSENCEEGEAAQMKIIKDQIAHSLMRARRDL, encoded by the exons atgAATGAcgttcaaaaaattatttttgaagatGACAATGATGATGATCAAATTTGGGAAAGAACAATCTATGCTGTTGGAATTGTATCAGAATCATATTTCAGGTACAATTATAAAGAACCATGCATGGATTCATTTCAAACAGGGATGATGTGGTTACTAGAGATTATGAGGGGAAATGATAAAAGATGTCTTAACATGTTTAGGATGGATAAAGATACATTTATTAACCTTTGTCAAGATCTTGAAAAATATTATGGTTTAGCTGCTTCACCAAGAATGTCAACTTTAGAGAAAGTTggtatatttttgtttattctttCCCTGGGAGCTTCAAATCGACAAGCTCAAGAACGTTTTCAACGATCAGGTGAGACAATTAGCAGAGTTTTTCGTGAAGTATTAAAGTCAATGATGCGATTTTCTATTGACGTGATCAAGCTAAAGGATCTTACGTTTTCTACGATTCCTTTAGAAATACAAGATGATGAAAGATACATGCCTCACTTTAag GATTGCATTGGAGCAATTGATGGAACTCATGTATCAGCATGTGTGGAAGAACATGAAATTATTCGATATATTGGTAGAAAAGGAGTTACTACACAAAATATTATGGCTGCTTGTAGTTTTGAcatgcaatttacttttgtgttGGCTGGATGGGAAGGTACTGCGCATGATGGACAAATTTTTCAATGTGCTATCCATAAAAAAACGTTAAATTTTCCTAAACCACCTCCag GAAAATACTATTTAGTTGATGCTGGATATTCACAAATAGAAGGATTTCTCGCACCTTATAAAGGAACTAGATATCATCTACCTGAATTTCAACGTAGCGGTCGACCAAAAGGATTAAAAGAAACTTTCAATAGGCGGCACTCGTCTCTTAGGAGTTGCATTGAAAGAACTTTTGGAGTTTGGAAAGCAAGATGGAAAATTTTACGATTGATGCCTTCTTATCCATTTCATGTACAAAGAGATATTGTTATTACATCAATGGCGTTACATAATTATATTCGAAGAAAAGCTCTAGATGATCCGGCATTTTTACATCTGGATAAAAATCCCAATTTCATGCCTCctgatatatttaataatttgaatgaCGACCGATCAAGTGAAAATTGTGAAGAAGGCGAAGCTGCAcagatgaaaataataaaagatcaaATTGCTCATAGTTTAATGAGAGCAAGAAGAGATTTGTAG